Proteins from a genomic interval of Thermococcus sp.:
- a CDS encoding DUF6062 family protein, translated as MDMIGIHLRDAIEKGGCPVCRLIEEFEESEIGTILYEHVNDPSLREEFKKSLGLCPYHAWKLLSIAYSNPLYGGLGVAIIYEHMLRTYIEGIQRGEPPQESECYLCRLAREKESLTIDSLVDRMAELLPVYEKSEGIFCKRHYEMLQERLRKSSPEISRELEEIHIKKLDGLKNLLNNFIEKFDYRSQESPSDEEALAVRRSIEALKGRPLAINMLKPKRKAGRFPLRGVSFGRRD; from the coding sequence ATGGACATGATAGGGATTCATCTCAGGGACGCCATAGAGAAAGGCGGTTGTCCGGTGTGCCGGTTAATCGAGGAGTTTGAGGAGTCCGAGATAGGGACCATACTCTACGAACACGTTAACGACCCCTCCCTGAGGGAGGAGTTCAAGAAAAGCCTCGGCCTGTGTCCCTACCACGCATGGAAGCTCCTGAGCATAGCGTATTCAAACCCCCTCTACGGGGGGCTTGGTGTCGCGATAATCTACGAACATATGCTCAGGACGTACATCGAAGGAATCCAGCGGGGCGAACCCCCCCAAGAGAGCGAATGTTACCTCTGCAGGCTGGCACGGGAGAAGGAATCCCTCACCATAGACTCCCTGGTGGACAGAATGGCTGAACTCCTGCCGGTTTACGAGAAGTCCGAGGGGATATTCTGCAAACGTCACTACGAGATGCTCCAGGAGAGGCTCAGAAAGTCCAGTCCAGAAATCTCCAGGGAGCTTGAGGAGATCCACATAAAGAAACTGGACGGACTCAAAAACCTGCTCAACAATTTTATAGAGAAGTTCGACTACAGGTCACAGGAGAGTCCAAGTGATGAGGAAGCGCTGGCTGTTAGACGTTCGATAGAGGCCCTGAAGGGACGTCCACTGGCCATCAACATGCTCAAACCAAAGAGAAAAGCGGGGAGATTTCCCCTGAGGGGTGTGTCTTTTGGACGGAGAGATTGA
- a CDS encoding MinD/ParA family protein — protein MTIGGVTGPGGAGKTSLTVNLGALLTHDGVRTLLIDADLYFPDMAFHLGIKSPYTIGAYLKNPRVDLNWLIHRYRFNGLYAIIGDTEAPPDPDAPYSKIPGLLEVLRHFYGGILVDFPLGLPVAAHKVVDMLDFQILVIDPSNVPLIDIEDYVEATIRKFRETGCPNLGVIINRPSLPQDRLEDLISFIEDALEVPLYGIIPFDPAIFEETTAGIVSPTVAFEPLKEVVHIIEDRFL, from the coding sequence ATGACAATAGGTGGTGTAACCGGACCCGGCGGTGCTGGAAAAACGTCGCTTACCGTGAACCTTGGAGCGCTTCTGACCCATGATGGAGTACGAACGCTGCTCATAGACGCCGACCTCTACTTTCCAGACATGGCCTTCCACCTCGGCATAAAGTCCCCGTACACGATCGGCGCCTACCTGAAGAATCCCCGTGTGGATCTCAATTGGCTGATCCACCGCTACCGCTTCAATGGACTCTATGCCATAATAGGAGACACTGAAGCACCACCTGATCCCGACGCGCCTTACTCAAAGATACCCGGCCTTTTGGAAGTACTCAGGCATTTCTACGGGGGCATCCTGGTTGATTTTCCTCTGGGGTTGCCCGTTGCCGCCCACAAGGTTGTTGATATGCTGGATTTCCAGATTCTGGTTATTGATCCCTCCAACGTCCCGCTGATTGATATCGAGGATTACGTGGAGGCAACTATCAGGAAGTTCCGGGAGACGGGATGTCCCAACCTTGGAGTCATCATTAACCGCCCTTCCCTCCCGCAGGATCGGCTGGAGGATCTGATTTCGTTTATCGAGGATGCCCTCGAGGTACCCCTGTACGGGATTATTCCTTTTGATCCGGCGATCTTTGAGGAGACCACCGCTGGAATAGTCTCACCCACCGTTGCCTTCGAACCCTTAAAGGAAGTGGTCCACATTATCGAGGATCGCTTTCTGTGA
- the coaBC gene encoding bifunctional phosphopantothenoylcysteine decarboxylase/phosphopantothenate--cysteine ligase CoaBC codes for MLHHVKLIHATKSRKLVGKKIVLAIPGSIAAVECVKLARELIRHGAEVHAVMSENATKIIHPYAMEFATGNPVVTEITGFIEHVELAGDHENKADLILVCPATANTIGKIACGIDDTPVTTVVTTAFAHTPVMIAPAMHSSMYEHPIVVENIEKLKELGVEFIGPRFEEGKAKVASIDEIVYRVIKKLHRKDLAGKRVLITAGATREYIDPIRYITNASSGKMGMAIAEEADFRGAEVTLIKTQGSVPSFVENQIEVETVEEMLEAIENELEAKKYDIVVLTAAVSDFRVKEKAGVKIKSGKPLTLELEPTPKIIDRVKELQPDVFLVGFKAETEMNEGELIEAAREQIERAGSDLVVANTLKAFGSEENEVILVGREFVKKLPRMSKRELAGRLLDETARLLTS; via the coding sequence ATGCTTCATCATGTCAAGCTCATCCATGCAACCAAGAGCCGAAAACTCGTCGGCAAGAAAATCGTTCTCGCGATTCCCGGCAGCATCGCCGCTGTGGAGTGCGTCAAGCTTGCGCGCGAACTGATACGACATGGGGCAGAAGTCCACGCGGTCATGAGCGAGAACGCCACCAAGATAATCCACCCCTACGCTATGGAGTTCGCCACAGGGAACCCGGTCGTGACGGAGATAACGGGCTTCATAGAGCACGTTGAATTGGCTGGAGACCACGAAAATAAAGCCGACCTGATCCTCGTCTGTCCCGCTACGGCGAACACGATAGGGAAAATCGCCTGCGGGATTGACGACACACCAGTTACAACCGTCGTGACAACGGCTTTTGCCCACACACCGGTGATGATAGCCCCCGCGATGCACTCCAGCATGTACGAGCATCCGATAGTCGTTGAGAACATCGAAAAGCTCAAGGAGCTCGGTGTCGAGTTCATAGGGCCCCGCTTTGAGGAGGGCAAGGCGAAGGTGGCCTCGATAGACGAGATCGTCTACCGCGTGATAAAGAAGCTCCACCGGAAAGACCTAGCCGGAAAGAGAGTTCTGATAACCGCTGGGGCGACAAGGGAGTACATAGACCCGATTCGCTACATAACCAACGCAAGCAGTGGAAAGATGGGTATGGCCATAGCTGAGGAGGCCGACTTCAGGGGAGCCGAGGTTACCCTCATCAAAACGCAGGGAAGCGTTCCGAGCTTCGTAGAGAACCAGATCGAGGTCGAAACCGTCGAAGAGATGCTTGAAGCCATAGAAAACGAGCTAGAGGCCAAAAAATACGATATTGTCGTTTTAACCGCCGCTGTAAGCGACTTCCGCGTTAAGGAGAAGGCCGGTGTGAAGATAAAGAGCGGAAAACCCCTAACCCTTGAGCTCGAACCGACGCCGAAGATAATAGACAGGGTAAAGGAGCTTCAGCCGGACGTTTTTCTGGTTGGATTTAAGGCCGAAACAGAGATGAACGAGGGAGAACTCATCGAAGCCGCGAGAGAACAGATCGAACGGGCAGGGAGCGACCTCGTTGTGGCCAACACGCTCAAGGCCTTTGGCAGTGAGGAGAACGAGGTCATCCTCGTGGGCAGGGAGTTCGTCAAAAAACTTCCCAGGATGAGCAAGCGGGAGCTGGCCGGGAGGTTGTTGGATGAGACCGCCAGACTGCTAACCTCATAA
- a CDS encoding MazG nucleotide pyrophosphohydrolase domain-containing protein — protein sequence MEIREFQKLIHDIYFHKDSKRGVERTFLWFVEEVGELSEAIRKKDREAMKEEFADVLAWLVSLANLLGVDLEEAAKKKYPGVCPYCGKKPCECEEKV from the coding sequence ATGGAAATTCGTGAGTTTCAGAAGCTCATCCACGATATATACTTCCACAAGGACTCAAAGCGAGGCGTTGAGAGGACTTTCCTCTGGTTCGTCGAAGAAGTTGGAGAGCTGAGCGAGGCGATAAGGAAGAAGGACCGCGAGGCCATGAAAGAGGAGTTCGCCGACGTTCTGGCGTGGCTCGTCAGCTTGGCCAACCTGCTCGGAGTGGATTTGGAAGAGGCCGCGAAGAAGAAATATCCGGGAGTGTGTCCCTACTGCGGAAAGAAGCCGTGTGAGTGTGAGGAGAAGGTTTGA
- a CDS encoding DUF835 domain-containing protein, producing the protein MVSYEMVKLSAEILEFLTVTGAFYVLFRSRRLLGPFIGHPLLKWVFLGITIVWAGFLVNVLNEFFPTKLMKVLDDVLVAVGVMILLAALVEGESKIKARAVPRTVGNGDPTVLRGSYLYDETNGVENLLLRLGGKKVLAVTRKPDLLKEKDVPYVWITKLNVENGVPPTKLAPLLQYIVDKADGDTVVLIDCVEYLIIENEFKAAFKFMTTLKDHLSAKGATLILIINRKTIDKRELALLEKEFRWLPAKV; encoded by the coding sequence ATGGTCAGCTATGAGATGGTGAAGTTAAGCGCTGAAATCCTTGAGTTTCTAACCGTAACCGGGGCATTTTATGTCCTATTCCGATCCAGACGTCTGCTTGGGCCGTTTATTGGCCACCCCCTCCTTAAATGGGTGTTCCTTGGGATAACAATCGTCTGGGCGGGTTTCCTCGTCAACGTTCTTAACGAGTTTTTCCCCACGAAGCTCATGAAGGTCCTCGACGACGTCCTAGTCGCCGTAGGCGTTATGATACTCCTCGCGGCACTGGTGGAGGGGGAGAGTAAGATAAAGGCCAGAGCAGTTCCACGAACGGTAGGCAACGGGGATCCAACGGTACTGAGGGGTTCCTACCTGTACGACGAGACGAATGGGGTTGAGAACCTCCTTCTGAGGCTTGGGGGGAAGAAGGTCCTCGCGGTCACGAGGAAACCGGACCTCCTGAAAGAGAAGGACGTCCCGTACGTATGGATAACCAAACTCAACGTGGAAAACGGGGTACCTCCAACCAAACTGGCACCCCTCCTTCAGTACATCGTCGACAAAGCGGACGGAGACACGGTCGTTCTCATAGACTGCGTCGAGTATCTGATCATCGAAAACGAGTTCAAAGCTGCGTTTAAGTTCATGACCACCTTAAAGGACCACCTGAGCGCCAAGGGCGCCACACTGATACTCATAATCAACAGAAAAACGATAGATAAAAGGGAACTGGCGCTCCTTGAAAAGGAATTTCGGTGGCTCCCTGCAAAGGTTTAA
- a CDS encoding TldD/PmbA family protein encodes MHELVEFAVEKALEMGASYAEARFEEKNGTSLAMKNGNPEGLEILADRGMGIRVLVDEGMGFASTNVLTKESVAEAVRKAVKLARAASRVRNEPMVFSEEDFHRVSYKVKMKKDFRDVSPEEKMELLRKVEEEVKATGVNVPMRYLGYSDGLWKKVFLNSEGAYVKSKIPRVSITYNLVVFENGQMEQAPFVQRAFSGGLELIEKDEPWSWAVKDVQALKKLIYEGQKPPEGKVDLVISPEVAGIAVHE; translated from the coding sequence ATGCATGAACTCGTAGAGTTCGCGGTTGAGAAGGCCCTCGAAATGGGGGCGAGCTACGCGGAGGCGCGCTTCGAGGAGAAGAACGGCACTTCTCTGGCAATGAAGAACGGCAACCCCGAGGGCCTTGAGATACTCGCTGACAGGGGAATGGGAATAAGGGTCCTGGTCGATGAGGGAATGGGATTCGCAAGCACGAACGTCCTCACGAAGGAGAGTGTTGCCGAGGCCGTCAGGAAGGCCGTCAAGCTGGCCAGAGCTGCCTCCCGCGTTAGAAACGAGCCGATGGTTTTCAGCGAGGAGGACTTCCACAGAGTTTCATACAAGGTCAAGATGAAGAAGGACTTCAGGGATGTCTCCCCGGAGGAGAAGATGGAGCTTCTCAGGAAGGTCGAGGAGGAAGTTAAAGCAACGGGCGTAAACGTGCCAATGCGATATCTTGGCTACTCCGACGGGCTCTGGAAAAAGGTCTTCCTCAACAGCGAGGGAGCCTATGTGAAGAGCAAAATCCCGCGCGTTTCCATCACGTACAACCTCGTCGTCTTCGAGAACGGCCAGATGGAGCAGGCCCCCTTCGTCCAGAGGGCGTTCTCCGGTGGGCTGGAGCTCATCGAGAAGGACGAACCGTGGAGCTGGGCGGTTAAGGACGTCCAGGCCCTAAAGAAGCTCATCTATGAGGGACAGAAGCCACCGGAGGGGAAAGTGGATCTGGTCATAAGCCCAGAGGTCGCTGGGATAGCCGTCCACGAG